A section of the Rhodobacteraceae bacterium M382 genome encodes:
- a CDS encoding RNA polymerase factor sigma-32: protein MPLDRQNSDILPRQAMKAELLDAETESALAYAWRDDRDEAALHRLITAYMRLAISMASKYRRYGAPMNDLIQEAGLGLMKAADKFDPDRGVRFSTYAVWWIKASIQDYVMRNWSMVRTGSTSSQKSLFFNMRRVQAQFEREAAADGMRLDRHQMHEKIASEIGVPMRDVEMMDGRLAGSDFSLNAVQSADEEGREWIEALEDDSQQAAELVEERHDREQLRTWLVMAMDILTDRERFIVRERKLRDPARTLESLGNELKLSKERVRQLEAAAFQKMRKSLESQSAEVQNFLL, encoded by the coding sequence ATGCCGCTTGACCGACAAAATAGTGATATCCTGCCCCGGCAGGCGATGAAGGCAGAATTGCTGGATGCAGAGACCGAGTCAGCGCTGGCGTATGCGTGGCGAGATGACCGGGATGAAGCCGCGCTGCACCGACTGATCACGGCGTACATGCGATTGGCGATTTCGATGGCGTCGAAATATCGTCGCTATGGCGCACCAATGAATGACCTGATCCAGGAGGCGGGTCTGGGGCTGATGAAAGCGGCGGATAAATTCGATCCGGATCGCGGCGTGCGTTTTTCGACCTATGCTGTCTGGTGGATCAAGGCGTCAATTCAGGACTATGTGATGCGTAACTGGTCGATGGTGCGCACCGGGTCGACGTCCAGCCAGAAATCGCTGTTCTTCAATATGCGGCGTGTTCAGGCTCAATTCGAACGCGAAGCGGCTGCAGACGGGATGCGTCTGGATCGGCACCAAATGCACGAAAAAATTGCGTCTGAAATCGGTGTGCCCATGCGGGATGTCGAAATGATGGACGGGCGATTGGCAGGCAGCGATTTCTCGCTGAATGCGGTGCAATCGGCGGACGAAGAAGGGCGGGAGTGGATCGAAGCGCTGGAAGACGACAGTCAGCAGGCCGCTGAACTGGTCGAGGAACGTCATGATCGCGAACAGCTGCGGACTTGGTTGGTCATGGCAATGGATATTTTGACCGACCGGGAGCGCTTTATTGTGCGCGAACGCAAGCTGCGGGATCCTGCCCGTACGCTGGAAAGCCTGGGGAATGAGCTGAAGCTGTCCAAGGAAAGGGTGCGACAGCTCGAAGCAGCTGCCTTTCAAAAGATGCGCAAGAGCCTTGAAAGCCAGAGTGCCGAGGTGCAGAACTTTCTGTTATGA
- a CDS encoding lytic murein transglycosylase, translating into MKQSGLGRRSFSLGLGAAFLTACTGGVPTTPAAPTRMKSVPNAGYDAWLASFRARALSQGISQPVLDRAFQSAGYLPGVIERDRNQTEFTRTLEDYLAIAASDERISVGRQMLQRHRNVLLEIQNRYQVEPQVVTAIWGLESRYGARRGDIPVVSALSTLAYDGRRGSFFESQLVAALKILQNGDISSDRMTGSWAGAMGHTQFIPTSYLAYAVDFRGDGRRDIWSDDPTDALASAAAYLKRSGWKQGQPWGVEVRLPSGFDTGLTGRDTKRAPNSWAALGVRDMSGRAVPDHGAASIIIPSGASGPAFMIFNNFKVITRYNNSTSYVIGIGHLSDRLVGGPAIKGKFPPDKTGMTLDDRKEMQERLTRAGFDTQGADGVIGSNTKSAISGYQKSRGLTVTGEPSLDLLQRLRKG; encoded by the coding sequence ATGAAACAGAGCGGATTGGGCAGGCGCAGCTTTTCACTTGGGTTGGGAGCAGCCTTTTTGACGGCCTGTACCGGTGGGGTCCCAACCACGCCGGCGGCACCGACACGCATGAAATCGGTTCCCAATGCTGGGTATGATGCCTGGTTGGCCAGTTTCCGGGCGCGCGCGCTGTCCCAGGGGATTTCACAACCAGTCCTGGATCGCGCGTTTCAAAGTGCAGGGTACCTGCCGGGGGTGATTGAACGGGACCGCAACCAGACCGAATTCACGCGCACGCTCGAGGACTACCTGGCGATTGCCGCGTCGGATGAACGCATATCCGTCGGACGCCAGATGCTCCAGCGTCACCGAAATGTCCTGCTGGAGATCCAGAACCGATATCAGGTGGAACCACAGGTCGTGACGGCCATTTGGGGGCTAGAGAGCCGCTATGGCGCGCGCAGGGGTGATATTCCGGTGGTCTCGGCGCTGTCCACGCTGGCTTATGACGGGCGGCGTGGTTCGTTTTTTGAAAGCCAGCTGGTCGCTGCGCTCAAGATTCTGCAAAATGGCGATATCAGCTCGGACCGCATGACCGGGAGCTGGGCGGGCGCTATGGGCCACACCCAATTTATCCCGACCTCCTATTTGGCGTATGCGGTGGATTTCCGCGGCGACGGGCGGCGTGACATCTGGTCGGATGACCCGACCGATGCCCTGGCCTCGGCAGCGGCCTATCTGAAGCGATCCGGTTGGAAGCAGGGGCAGCCCTGGGGTGTCGAAGTGCGATTGCCCAGCGGGTTTGATACAGGTTTGACGGGGCGCGACACAAAACGCGCACCCAACAGTTGGGCCGCCTTGGGCGTGCGTGATATGTCCGGGCGTGCAGTGCCGGATCATGGAGCCGCGTCGATCATCATTCCATCGGGGGCGTCCGGGCCTGCCTTTATGATCTTCAATAATTTCAAGGTAATCACCCGTTATAACAACTCTACCAGCTATGTGATCGGGATTGGTCACCTGTCCGATCGCCTGGTGGGTGGCCCGGCGATCAAGGGGAAGTTCCCCCCAGACAAGACCGGCATGACGTTGGATGACCGCAAGGAGATGCAGGAGCGTTTGACCCGGGCGGGATTTGACACCCAAGGTGCCGATGGGGTCATCGGATCCAACACAAAGAGCGCGATTTCAGGTTATCAGAAATCCCGCGGTCTGACCGTGACGGGCGAACCTTCGCTGGACTTGTTGCAACGACTGCGCAAAGGGTAA
- a CDS encoding YifB family Mg chelatase-like AAA ATPase: MTARAYTVAFQGVEARLVEVQCAVSPGLPAFSVVGLPNKAVSEARDRVRSALSSMAIALPSKRITINLSPADLPKEGSHFDLPIALALLAALEIIPKDASEGTIALGELSLDGSLVPVVGALPAAMTAATEDRTLLCPGASGPEAAWVDAATVIGADSLADVVRHYTGQHPITPATSGEVATAPSLRCLRDVKGQERAKRALEIAAAGRHHLMMVGAPGSGKSMLAARIPTILPPMSPTEALQTSMIHSLCGLLDQGGIDLTRPFREPHHTASMAAIVGGGRGAKPGEISLAHNGVLFLDELPEFNRTVLETLRQPIETGEVMVARANAHVKYPSRFMLVAAANPCKCGYLADASRACSRAPVCGEDYLGRISGPLMDRIDLRVDVPPVAFTDLDQPPDGESSATVAQRVNTARQLQEHRFSAQDGMYQNADLEGKTLDDLACPDAEGRDLLLRAADRFGLSARGYHRVLRVARTIADLAGECDIRRPHVAEALSFRVGTSG; encoded by the coding sequence ATGACCGCCCGCGCCTATACCGTCGCCTTTCAGGGTGTCGAAGCCCGCCTGGTCGAAGTGCAATGTGCGGTGTCTCCGGGGCTGCCGGCCTTTTCCGTCGTCGGGCTCCCGAACAAAGCCGTGTCCGAGGCCCGCGACCGGGTCCGGTCTGCACTCAGTTCGATGGCCATCGCCCTGCCCTCCAAACGGATCACCATCAACCTCTCGCCTGCCGATCTTCCCAAGGAAGGCAGCCATTTTGATCTGCCCATTGCCCTGGCCTTGTTGGCTGCGCTTGAAATCATCCCCAAGGACGCCTCGGAAGGCACGATAGCACTGGGTGAATTGTCGCTGGACGGCTCGCTGGTCCCGGTTGTCGGTGCGTTGCCGGCCGCCATGACCGCAGCGACCGAGGACCGAACCCTGCTGTGCCCCGGTGCGTCGGGTCCCGAAGCGGCCTGGGTGGACGCGGCCACCGTGATTGGTGCGGACAGCCTGGCGGATGTGGTCCGCCACTATACCGGTCAACATCCGATCACCCCCGCCACCTCGGGCGAGGTCGCCACCGCACCCAGCCTGCGCTGCTTGCGCGATGTCAAAGGACAGGAACGGGCCAAACGTGCGTTGGAAATCGCGGCAGCAGGGCGCCATCATTTGATGATGGTTGGCGCACCCGGATCCGGAAAATCCATGTTGGCGGCGCGCATACCCACAATCCTGCCACCCATGTCCCCGACAGAAGCGCTTCAAACCTCGATGATCCACTCGCTCTGCGGGTTGCTGGATCAGGGAGGCATTGATCTGACCCGCCCTTTTCGCGAACCTCATCACACAGCATCCATGGCGGCCATCGTCGGAGGAGGCCGTGGTGCCAAACCCGGTGAAATCAGCCTTGCTCACAATGGCGTTCTGTTTCTCGACGAACTTCCCGAATTCAACCGGACAGTTCTGGAAACCTTGCGCCAACCCATCGAAACCGGCGAAGTCATGGTGGCGCGCGCCAATGCCCATGTAAAGTATCCCAGCCGGTTCATGCTGGTTGCTGCGGCCAATCCTTGTAAATGTGGCTATCTGGCCGATGCCTCGCGCGCCTGTTCGCGGGCACCGGTTTGCGGCGAAGATTATCTGGGCCGCATTTCCGGCCCCCTGATGGATCGAATAGATCTGCGCGTGGATGTGCCCCCCGTGGCCTTTACGGACCTGGACCAGCCCCCGGACGGAGAATCTTCGGCAACTGTCGCCCAACGCGTCAACACGGCCCGCCAATTGCAAGAACACCGTTTTTCAGCTCAGGACGGGATGTATCAAAATGCGGATCTCGAAGGCAAAACACTCGACGACCTGGCCTGCCCTGACGCCGAAGGGCGCGATCTTCTGTTACGTGCGGCTGATCGGTTCGGCCTGTCGGCACGCGGCTATCACAGGGTTTTGCGGGTGGCGCGCACGATTGCCGATCTCGCCGGAGAATGCGACATCCGTCGGCCTCATGTAGCCGAAGCGCTCAGCTTTCGCGTCGGTACGTCCGGGTGA
- a CDS encoding ChaN family lipoprotein yields the protein MNRFCISGLMSVQCVLGALVFAATELTAAPLVEGMAQADVVILGEVHDNPEHHKTQARMVQALTPRAVVWEMLTPERADVLDKGVTADPDQLARDLQWSDTGWPEFSFYAPIFAASQGAAHYGGQVPRSQAGDVMQNGAAAFFGAEAAQYGLKDPLPATEQSTREADQLANHCDAMPKDMLPLLVEFQRLRDAVLARAVVRAFRETGGPVVVITGNGHARTDRGIPVYLAQAMPGLVSFSLGQSEDGQISGAFDAVVDAAAVDRPDPCLAFQSD from the coding sequence ATGAACAGATTTTGCATTTCAGGTCTCATGAGCGTCCAGTGTGTGCTGGGCGCTTTGGTTTTTGCCGCAACAGAGCTGACCGCAGCCCCTCTGGTGGAAGGTATGGCGCAGGCGGATGTGGTGATACTGGGCGAGGTACACGATAACCCCGAACATCACAAAACGCAGGCCCGGATGGTCCAGGCCCTGACGCCAAGGGCCGTTGTGTGGGAAATGCTTACGCCTGAACGGGCAGATGTGTTGGACAAAGGCGTTACAGCCGACCCCGATCAATTGGCCAGGGACTTGCAGTGGTCGGACACTGGCTGGCCGGAATTTTCCTTTTACGCACCGATCTTTGCCGCGAGCCAGGGGGCTGCACACTATGGCGGGCAGGTTCCCAGGTCGCAGGCGGGCGACGTGATGCAAAATGGCGCGGCCGCATTCTTTGGCGCTGAGGCCGCGCAATATGGTTTGAAAGACCCGCTTCCCGCTACCGAACAATCAACACGCGAAGCTGATCAGCTTGCCAATCACTGTGATGCAATGCCCAAAGACATGCTGCCCCTGTTGGTTGAATTTCAACGACTGAGGGATGCGGTTTTGGCCCGCGCGGTTGTGCGGGCCTTTCGCGAAACCGGCGGACCTGTGGTGGTGATCACCGGCAATGGCCATGCCAGAACAGATCGCGGCATCCCGGTCTATCTTGCTCAGGCGATGCCCGGGCTGGTGTCCTTTTCGCTGGGACAGTCCGAGGACGGGCAAATCAGCGGCGCGTTTGATGCTGTTGTCGATGCTGCTGCTGTCGATCGTCCGGACCCCTGTCTGGCGTTTCAAAGCGACTGA
- a CDS encoding histidine phosphatase family protein: MTQLFLVRHGPTHAKTMVGWSDLPADLSDTAQLSRLSDFLPKDALVISSDLSRAADTATAIQRDRHRLPHQRELREIHFGAWELRSWAEIDAEDPDHIRAYWETPGDVRPPNGESWNEVRARVDAVIDDLITTHYGRNLIIVGHFGMILTQVQRAECLTAEEAFSHRIDNLSVTEITRTQSGWETGRINHLP, from the coding sequence ATGACCCAGTTGTTTCTGGTGCGCCACGGGCCAACGCACGCAAAAACCATGGTGGGATGGTCTGATCTGCCTGCCGATCTGTCAGACACTGCGCAATTGTCCCGCCTTTCTGATTTTTTGCCGAAGGATGCGTTGGTCATTTCGTCCGACCTGTCCCGCGCTGCAGACACAGCAACCGCCATCCAACGGGACCGGCACCGCCTGCCTCATCAGCGAGAGCTGCGCGAAATCCACTTTGGTGCCTGGGAATTGCGCAGTTGGGCCGAAATAGATGCCGAAGACCCCGACCATATCCGGGCCTATTGGGAAACGCCCGGAGATGTGCGCCCACCAAACGGCGAAAGCTGGAACGAAGTGCGGGCCCGGGTCGACGCGGTGATCGACGATCTGATCACCACCCATTACGGACGCAATCTGATCATTGTTGGTCATTTCGGGATGATCCTGACACAGGTGCAGCGGGCGGAATGCCTGACAGCAGAAGAGGCTTTTTCGCATCGCATCGACAATTTGTCAGTGACCGAGATCACCCGAACACAGTCTGGATGGGAAACCGGGCGGATCAATCACCTGCCGTGA
- a CDS encoding TIGR02300 family protein: MPKEEWGVKRVCPTTGKRFYDLNKNPIVSPYTGEVVQQELGKSRMIAADSEDAATLKAKESSETEDLVLDDEETIDVDLGDDVLDDDDDDDNVSLDEIADMPSENDES; this comes from the coding sequence ATGCCCAAGGAAGAATGGGGGGTAAAGCGCGTTTGCCCGACCACCGGTAAACGGTTTTACGACCTGAACAAGAACCCAATCGTTAGCCCCTATACGGGCGAAGTGGTCCAGCAGGAGCTCGGCAAAAGCCGCATGATCGCCGCTGATTCCGAAGATGCGGCAACGCTGAAGGCAAAGGAAAGCTCTGAAACCGAAGACCTGGTCCTGGACGATGAAGAAACCATCGATGTGGATCTGGGTGATGACGTTCTGGACGACGATGACGACGACGATAATGTCTCGCTCGACGAAATCGCCGACATGCCTTCGGAGAACGACGAAAGCTGA
- the coaBC gene encoding bifunctional phosphopantothenoylcysteine decarboxylase/phosphopantothenate--cysteine ligase CoaBC produces the protein MLADKHILLIIGGGIAAYKSLDLIRRLQDHGARVTPVLTRAGEEFVTPLSVSALAGAGVHRDLFDLTSEAEMGHIQLSRSADLLVVAPATADLMAKMAQGLANDLASTLLLATDTPVLVAPAMNVRMWEHPATQRNIKTLKSDGVTFVGPNAGAMACGEFGPGRMAEPDEIVAAIGAALKDGPLNGKRILVTSGPTHEPIDPVRYIANRSSGAQGAALAAALRDLGAEVVFVTGPADVPPPSGVDVVPVQSAQQMSDAVEAALPVDAGVFAAAVADWRVASASDKKLKKSRDGLPTLAFAENPDILKRVSHMTQGRPGLVVGFAAETDDVINHATAKRLRKGCDWIVANDVSPATGIMGGSENAVVLISEDGAEEWPRMGKTQVARQLADRIAAALVG, from the coding sequence ATGCTGGCTGACAAACATATCCTTCTGATCATTGGTGGCGGCATTGCGGCCTACAAATCTCTCGATCTGATCCGGCGGTTGCAGGATCATGGTGCGCGCGTCACCCCTGTGCTGACCCGCGCTGGCGAAGAATTCGTGACCCCGCTGTCGGTTTCCGCATTGGCCGGGGCCGGCGTGCATCGGGATCTGTTCGATCTGACATCCGAGGCCGAAATGGGCCATATTCAACTGTCCCGCAGTGCTGACCTGTTGGTTGTGGCTCCGGCAACCGCCGATCTGATGGCCAAGATGGCGCAGGGGCTGGCGAATGATTTGGCGTCCACCCTGTTGCTTGCCACTGACACGCCCGTTTTGGTCGCACCTGCCATGAATGTGCGTATGTGGGAACATCCCGCAACCCAACGCAACATCAAAACGCTAAAGTCTGACGGGGTTACCTTTGTTGGCCCGAACGCAGGTGCCATGGCCTGTGGTGAATTCGGCCCCGGTCGGATGGCCGAACCTGACGAGATCGTCGCCGCGATCGGGGCTGCGTTGAAGGACGGTCCATTGAACGGCAAGCGTATCCTTGTCACTTCGGGTCCGACGCATGAACCCATTGATCCGGTGCGCTATATCGCCAACCGATCATCTGGCGCGCAGGGGGCTGCGCTGGCTGCGGCTCTGCGGGATCTGGGGGCCGAGGTGGTATTTGTCACGGGCCCAGCGGATGTGCCGCCGCCGTCGGGTGTTGACGTGGTGCCTGTTCAAAGCGCCCAGCAGATGTCGGACGCGGTCGAGGCTGCGTTGCCTGTGGATGCTGGCGTTTTTGCTGCGGCGGTTGCCGATTGGCGGGTGGCCAGCGCGTCAGACAAAAAGCTGAAGAAAAGTCGGGACGGATTGCCAACGCTGGCATTTGCGGAGAACCCGGATATTCTCAAACGCGTGTCCCACATGACCCAAGGACGGCCGGGGCTGGTCGTGGGGTTTGCGGCAGAAACCGATGATGTGATCAATCACGCCACGGCCAAACGTTTGCGAAAGGGGTGTGATTGGATCGTGGCCAATGACGTGTCGCCCGCAACAGGCATTATGGGTGGGAGCGAGAATGCAGTGGTTCTGATCTCCGAAGACGGGGCCGAAGAATGGCCTCGTATGGGGAAAACCCAAGTGGCGCGGCAACTGGCTGACCGGATTGCAGCGGCCTTGGTTGGGTGA
- a CDS encoding M48 family metallopeptidase gives MTQYHLPGNPPVPLALRRSGRARRISLRVSQLDGRVTLTVPKGVADREALEFAESKADWIRGHLAKHPGIEVLGYGSQLPIEGDMRTVVPIAGRRVVLSETTVGVPGQEPGIRLQAFLKQAARDRLAGASDRYAARLGATYSRITLRDTRSRWGSCSSQGALMYSWRLILAPPEVLDYVAAHEVAHLSEMNHSAAFWAKLESLYGDYRPARDWLRREGGALHRFQF, from the coding sequence ATGACGCAGTATCATTTGCCCGGAAATCCGCCTGTGCCGCTGGCCTTGCGGCGGTCCGGGCGTGCCCGTCGGATCAGTCTGCGGGTGTCGCAATTGGATGGTCGGGTCACGTTGACGGTGCCAAAAGGCGTGGCGGATCGCGAGGCGTTGGAGTTTGCCGAGAGCAAAGCCGACTGGATTCGTGGGCATCTGGCGAAACACCCTGGAATTGAGGTCCTGGGTTACGGCAGCCAACTTCCAATCGAAGGGGACATGCGGACCGTTGTGCCCATAGCGGGGCGTCGTGTCGTCTTGTCTGAGACCACCGTGGGTGTGCCGGGGCAGGAGCCGGGCATTCGGCTGCAGGCCTTTTTGAAGCAGGCGGCGCGGGATCGGCTGGCCGGAGCATCTGACCGCTATGCTGCCCGATTGGGCGCGACGTATTCCAGGATCACATTGCGCGACACACGGTCCAGATGGGGGTCGTGTTCCAGTCAGGGCGCGCTGATGTATTCCTGGCGTTTGATTTTGGCACCTCCCGAGGTTCTGGATTACGTTGCGGCGCATGAGGTGGCGCATTTGAGCGAAATGAATCACTCGGCCGCCTTTTGGGCAAAGCTCGAAAGTTTGTATGGGGATTATCGGCCCGCCCGCGATTGGTTGCGCCGCGAAGGCGGAGCATTGCATCGGTTCCAATTCTGA
- the gshB gene encoding glutathione synthase, with translation MKIAFQMDPIGAVDINADSSFRLAEEAQARGHELFYYAPDQLAYQEGRITARGHDMTVQRVAGDPAVLGPEREVDLAGFDVVWLRQDPPFDMHYITSTHLLDRLKGQALVVNDPFWVRNYPEKLLVLDFPDLTPPTTVARDLETIKAFKAKHGDVILKPLYGNGGAGVFRLDANDRNLTSLHELFTGFSREPLIVQKFLPDVRNGDKRIILVDGDPVGAINRVPAEGETRSNMHVGGRPEKIGLSERDQEICAAIGPLLKEKGQVFVGIDVIGDYLTEINVTSPTGIQELERFNGVNIAEKVWQAIEAKV, from the coding sequence ATGAAGATCGCTTTTCAGATGGACCCGATTGGGGCCGTGGATATCAACGCCGACAGCAGCTTTCGTCTGGCGGAAGAAGCACAGGCCCGTGGTCACGAGCTGTTCTACTACGCACCTGACCAACTGGCCTATCAGGAAGGGCGCATTACCGCACGTGGCCACGACATGACCGTGCAACGTGTGGCTGGGGATCCAGCCGTTCTGGGGCCGGAACGCGAAGTCGATCTGGCCGGTTTCGATGTCGTCTGGTTGCGCCAGGATCCGCCGTTTGACATGCACTATATCACCTCCACCCATTTGCTGGACCGCCTGAAAGGGCAGGCCCTCGTGGTGAATGACCCGTTCTGGGTGCGCAATTATCCCGAGAAACTGTTGGTTTTGGATTTTCCCGATCTGACACCGCCCACGACTGTGGCCCGTGATCTGGAAACCATCAAGGCATTCAAGGCCAAACATGGTGACGTGATCCTGAAGCCTCTGTATGGCAATGGGGGTGCTGGCGTGTTCCGTTTGGACGCCAACGACCGGAATCTGACGTCCTTGCATGAATTGTTCACAGGGTTCTCGCGCGAACCGCTGATCGTACAGAAATTCCTGCCTGATGTCCGAAATGGTGACAAGCGTATCATCTTGGTAGACGGCGACCCTGTTGGTGCCATCAATCGGGTTCCGGCCGAGGGGGAAACCCGGTCCAACATGCATGTGGGCGGACGGCCCGAGAAAATCGGGCTGAGCGAACGTGATCAGGAAATCTGTGCGGCGATCGGGCCCCTGTTGAAAGAAAAAGGCCAGGTTTTTGTCGGCATCGACGTGATCGGTGACTATCTGACCGAAATCAACGTGACGTCTCCCACCGGTATCCAAGAGCTGGAGCGGTTCAACGGGGTCAATATCGCCGAGAAAGTATGGCAGGCGATCGAGGCCAAGGTGTGA
- a CDS encoding GntR family transcriptional regulator, whose protein sequence is MIAPRPSDAELSAHDRVYRTLRTRIMHGEIAPGAALTLRGIGKEFDVSMTPAREAVRRLVAEGALFLSSSGRVSTPELSHDRIEELAALRALLEVELASRALPRAHIALIDRLHSINVTVAEMVSKRDAVGYIRSNLEFHRTLYLRAQAPAMLAMAETVWLQLGPTMRALYGRLRRTEPPYNHKLIIAALKAGDEPGLRLAVRSDVTQGLKLLAG, encoded by the coding sequence ATGATAGCCCCAAGACCATCTGACGCCGAACTGTCTGCCCATGACAGGGTGTATCGCACCTTGCGAACCCGGATCATGCATGGCGAAATCGCCCCCGGTGCGGCGCTGACGTTGCGGGGGATTGGCAAAGAATTTGATGTCTCCATGACACCTGCCCGCGAGGCCGTGCGCAGGTTGGTGGCCGAAGGTGCTCTATTCCTGTCCAGTTCAGGCCGTGTTTCGACACCGGAGCTGAGTCATGATCGGATTGAAGAGCTGGCTGCGCTGCGCGCTTTGCTGGAGGTTGAGCTGGCCAGCCGGGCGTTGCCACGTGCGCATATTGCATTGATCGACCGATTGCATTCGATCAATGTCACCGTGGCCGAAATGGTGTCCAAACGCGATGCAGTGGGCTATATCCGCTCGAACCTCGAATTTCATCGCACCCTGTATCTGCGTGCGCAGGCTCCGGCGATGCTGGCCATGGCCGAAACCGTATGGTTACAGCTGGGGCCGACGATGCGGGCGTTGTATGGGCGGCTGCGCCGGACGGAACCGCCGTATAACCACAAGCTGATCATTGCCGCGCTCAAGGCCGGTGACGAACCGGGATTGCGCCTGGCGGTCCGGTCGGACGTGACACAGGGGCTCAAACTGCTCGCGGGATAA
- a CDS encoding YraN family protein gives MSRHARGQMAYHSGEAAEHSIAQDYERRGFSIAKRRWRGPGGEIDLITRNADGVVFVEVKKGPTLARAAERIRQHQMARIYASAAQFLENEPQGQLTNVRFDVALVDGQGQYEILENAYGLG, from the coding sequence ATGTCGCGGCACGCGCGTGGCCAGATGGCATATCATTCGGGCGAGGCAGCGGAACATTCCATCGCCCAAGACTATGAACGGCGGGGTTTTTCCATTGCGAAACGACGATGGCGCGGACCGGGGGGCGAGATCGATCTGATCACCCGCAACGCTGACGGGGTGGTTTTTGTAGAAGTCAAAAAGGGGCCTACACTGGCCCGGGCCGCCGAACGGATCAGGCAACACCAGATGGCGCGAATCTATGCCAGCGCTGCACAGTTCCTGGAGAACGAACCGCAGGGACAACTGACCAATGTGCGGTTTGACGTGGCGCTGGTGGATGGTCAGGGACAATACGAAATTCTCGAAAACGCCTATGGGTTGGGGTGA
- a CDS encoding glutathione S-transferase produces MTYDLYIGDRMYSSWSLRGWLMMEKFDIPHRVHMVGLYSGTMAQDLGDLAPARLVPAMRCPEGTVVGESLAMAETLAERHPTAGLWPFDPTHRATARWLCSEMAAGFSALRGDCPMQLSHIWEGFVPSESVRADLNRIETLWAHARQISGSSDGYLFGDYSLADVFYTPVAARIIGYDLPVSRSSRAYCARLLSDPAVLRWQDQARTVTYDPEPYVQPLSRRDWTLPF; encoded by the coding sequence ATGACTTATGATTTGTATATCGGCGATCGCATGTATTCCAGCTGGTCCCTGCGGGGTTGGCTGATGATGGAAAAATTCGACATCCCGCATCGGGTGCATATGGTGGGGCTGTATTCCGGCACCATGGCGCAGGACCTTGGGGATCTGGCCCCGGCCCGTTTGGTCCCAGCCATGCGGTGCCCGGAGGGGACCGTGGTTGGCGAATCTCTGGCCATGGCCGAAACCCTGGCTGAACGCCACCCAACGGCGGGGTTGTGGCCCTTTGATCCGACCCATCGCGCCACCGCACGCTGGCTGTGTTCCGAAATGGCGGCCGGGTTCTCGGCATTGCGCGGTGATTGCCCGATGCAGCTGAGCCATATCTGGGAGGGTTTCGTTCCCTCGGAATCTGTTCGGGCGGATTTGAACCGGATCGAAACCCTATGGGCCCATGCACGTCAAATCTCCGGTTCTTCTGACGGATATCTGTTTGGCGACTATTCTCTGGCGGATGTGTTTTACACACCCGTCGCGGCCCGGATTATCGGCTATGACCTGCCAGTGTCCCGATCCAGCCGCGCCTATTGCGCCCGCCTTCTGAGCGATCCGGCTGTGCTGCGCTGGCAGGACCAGGCCCGAACCGTGACATATGACCCGGAACCCTACGTTCAACCGTTGTCGCGCCGTGACTGGACCCTGCCCTTCTGA
- the cobU gene encoding bifunctional adenosylcobinamide kinase/adenosylcobinamide-phosphate guanylyltransferase — protein MHSRVTFILGGAASGKSEYAEDFCLNTGKKRHYLATSQVFDNEMQAKIDKHITQRGTGWITHEAPFDVTPVLDALTDQDICLLDCATMWLTNHLLAEHDLGAQQIRLQETIARCKGDLVIVSNETGQGIVPENKLARQFREAQGRLNILLAGQADLVVQVVVGLPQVLKGKLP, from the coding sequence TTGCATTCCAGAGTCACATTCATTCTTGGCGGCGCGGCCTCGGGCAAGTCCGAATACGCCGAAGATTTTTGCCTAAATACTGGAAAAAAAAGACATTATCTGGCCACTTCACAAGTCTTTGATAATGAAATGCAGGCCAAGATAGACAAACATATCACGCAACGTGGCACCGGGTGGATCACTCACGAAGCCCCGTTCGACGTCACACCCGTGCTGGATGCACTGACCGATCAGGACATCTGTCTGCTGGATTGTGCCACCATGTGGCTGACCAATCACCTGCTGGCCGAACATGATCTGGGCGCGCAGCAGATCCGGTTGCAGGAGACCATCGCGCGTTGCAAGGGCGATCTGGTGATTGTCTCGAACGAAACCGGACAAGGCATCGTGCCAGAAAACAAGCTCGCCCGCCAATTTCGCGAAGCGCAGGGACGGTTGAACATCCTTCTCGCGGGTCAAGCGGATCTGGTCGTGCAGGTTGTTGTCGGTCTGCCACAGGTTCTGAAAGGGAAATTGCCATGA